The following nucleotide sequence is from Borrelia sp. A-FGy1.
GCTGAGCTGTGTTTATTTTGTATTTAAAGTAAACGTTATGTTCATTTAAGAGTTGTCCAGTTTTTAAATTTGTTCTTGCAAATACAATTGGCTCTACTATGTCAATGTATAAATTTATTTTATTATATTTTTTGTAATCTTCGAATTTTTTTGCATAATACACTAAAGTTTTTTGAATTGGTATGTTTTTATAGGTTTTGCTTTTTATTATTTTAAATTTTATATTATTAGAGAATTTATTTTCTATATTGAGTTCTGATTTATCAAAACTGAATTGAAGTATGTAAATGTTTTTATTTGTTAGATTTTTTGTTATATAGTTAATCATTTCGAATATTATTTGTTTCTGCTTAAAAGATGGGCCTATATAAATTTGCGATAAGTTTATATCATTACATATTTTTGAATATTCTTTTGAGAAGAAATATACCTTGTTGGGTCGTATTTTAAAACATGTATCATAAGGAACTGTTTGCATTAAGCTTATTGTGAAAATAAAGGCGAACATAAGCTTTTTATATATCTTATCACTATCTTTTTAAGTTATTAGCAATACCTAACATGTTATCTGAAGTTTGAATTGCTTTTGAATTTATCTCATAAGCTCTTTGTGCAACAATCATTGTTACCATCTCTTCTGCAATGGATACATTTGACATTTCAAGAATTCCTTGCCTTAGTCTACCCATTCCATCACTACCGGGAGCTCCTGATATTTCTTCCCCAGAGCCAATTGTTTCTTTAAATATATTGTTGCCAGTTGCAATAAGGCCTGCTGGGTTTACGAACCTTGAAATTTCTATTTGCCCAATTTCAATTGGATCAGACCCATTATCAATTTTAACTGATAATATTCCTTCTTGGGATATTTTAAGAGAATCTTTTATGTATTCTTCAGGAAAAGATATTTCAGGCAATAACTTATACCCTTGGCTTGTTACAAGGTTTCCGTTTGCATCTATCTTAAACGAGCCATCTCTTGTATATCCGTAAGTTCCATCGGGTAGTAGTATCTTATAAAATCCATCTCCTTCAATAGCAACATCAGTATTTAAGTTCGTAGTCTTGAGTTTTCCTTGCTCAAAAATTCTGTGTGTTGCTGATACTTTTGTCCCATGTCCAACTTGATTTCCAAGAGGCCTTACCGTGTTTTCAGTAGCAGGAGTACCAGCTCTTTTTTGTGTTTGGTATATTAAGTCTTCAAACTCAGTTCTTATTTTTTTAAATCCTGTAGTGTTTATATTTGAAAGGTTATTGGCAATCGTGTCTATATTATATTGCTGTGCTTTCATCCCACTGGCTGCTGTCCATAGTGCTCTCATCATAAAATAACTTCCTTAAAATTTACCAATTTCATTAATTAATTTGCCAAGGAGTAAATCCTCGGTTTGTATTGTTTTTTGATTTGCTTCATAAGCTCTGTTAACTTCAATCATAGACACCATTTCGTTAATAGCGCTTACATTAGATCCTTCTAGAGCATTAACTTCAAGTTTAGGCCTTGATCCTAATGCAATATCTTTAGCTTGTCCTGATATTTCTGTACTATTCCAGAGTGAGTTGCCTTGCTTTTTTAAAAATCTTGTTTTTTCAAAATTTACAATCCTTAGATTGTCAAGAAGTTCATAATTTTCCCAAGAGTTTTCATGTTCACTTACAAGCCTTCTAGAATTATTTTCAAATGTTGCATTATGAAATATTTGTCCTTGATTTGTTATTTTAAAGTTATTTTCTTTTAGATGAATATATCCTTTTTCTCCGATAACAGGGTATCCATCTTTTGTAACAAGTATGCCTTCTTTTCCAATTGTAAATGAACCGTTTCTTGTATATCTTTCTCCTTCTGGAGTTTGCACTACAAAAAAACCTTCGCCTGTTAATGCCACATCAAGAGGATTGCCTGTTATTTTTAATGGTCCTTGTTCAAAGGAAGTATATATTTCGTTCTCTTCAATTCCTGTGCCAAGCTTTCCAATAACTGGAGCTGTCTCAAGATAACCTGAAGGAAATTTGTAAAGACCATCATCATTTAATCTTCTAATTAACATTTCCGGAAAAGCTTTTTGGATAGATAGATCTTTTTTATATCCTGTAAGATCAATATTTGCTAAATTGTTAGCAATAACATCTAACCTATGCCTTTGAGCCATCATTCCACTAGCGGCAGTATAAATTCCTCTTACCAAACTAAATCCTTATATTTTTATTCTTATTGTTTTAATACTATCACTAAAATATTTATATATCAATTTAATTTTAATTTTATGTTTTTAATTGATTACATTTTTACATATAATTTAATAACCAATAGATAAATCTTATTATTGCTTTATATCGTTATTTTTGAAAAATTATAAAATAAATGTATAATTTTTATGAGTTTTATTAGATTTGAAGATGGTTTGGTTTATTTTTAAAAAGGGCTCAGTGTTTATGTTTTTATCTTTTTCCATCTTTTATATACAAGTCTATTGGTATTGAGAATTCAAAAGATCTAGCAAGGTTTTAAGATATTGGATTGGTTGATGTTATTACAAATCTTAAAGACTCTATAGTAGAGTAGACGTATATAAATACAAATATAATGACAAGGCTAGGGTAGAATGTTAAATTTAATAAGAGAAAGAAGAGTTTATGATATTAATAATTTTTCGAATTTTAAAGTTATAGGATTTTAGCAATTGGAGGATTGAAAGTCTTGATTTTTATGGGGATTTAAATGTCTTACTTGTTATGGTAAATGGGGTGAGTGCAAAATCCTTAATCTTGTATAATAGTAAGGTTTATGTTTTTGACATGAGGATGGGTAGACTCTGAGACTTGATAGGCTTGATATCTTATCGCTAAGAGTAAATTATAGGTTTTATCGGGACTAAAATTTGGATATGTGCTAGGAAAGGTGAAATGCCAAGATTAAATGTAGGTAATTTATTTCCAATTTTTCCTGTATTAGAAAGAATAAATTTTATTTTGTTAATTTTTATGGAAATTTAAGTGAAAGATAAGACTGAATATTATGATAAATTTATTTTAAAGGTACCTAACTTTCCAAGAAAAGATATACTTTTTTATGATATTACTAATGTATTATTAAATGCAGAAGCATATAATTCTTTAATAGAGGATGCATATGCTTTTTATTCATTTAAAAAAATTGATTGTATTGCGGCTGTTGAGTCAAGAGGATATCTTATTGGTTCTCCTTTGGCTTTGAAGATGAAAATACCTATTTTATTAATTAGAAAAGAGGGAAAGCTTCCAAGGCAAGTTTTAAGAGAAGAGTATGAACTTGAATATGGATTTAGTAGTATTGAAATACATAAAGATGATGTTAAGAATCATTCAAATATTTTGTTAGTAGATGATATTTTGGCTACTGGAGGTACTTTAAAAGCAGCTGCCCTTTTACTTGAAAAAGCAGGTGGGGTTGTATCTGATATATTTTGTTTTATTGAACTTTTGGAGATTAAAGGTAGAGATGTTTTAAGTAAGTATAATTTTAATTCTCTTGTGAGGTATTCTTAGTTTTTAATAACAGAAGTTTGTCTATATTATTAATTGTTTGTTGACTTTAATTTCTATTAGCTTTATAATACTTCCCTGGATATTGAGAGGTAATTGTGGTGTATGCATTATTAGAGATAAATGGTAAGCAGTACAAAGCTGTTATGGGAGAGACTTTGAAAATAGATAAGATTGATTCTGGCGAGGGAGAAAAATTAGAATTTGATAGTGTAATGCTTATAAATAAAGAAGGGTATGTGAAAATAGGTAGGCCTTATGTTTTGGGTTCTTGTGTTAGATGTACTTATCTGGAAGATAAAAAAGATAAAAAAGTTGTATCTTATAGATATAGAAGAAGAAAATCAAGTGAACGAAAAGTAGGACATAGGCAAACTTATTCTTATGTATTGGTTAATGATATTGTTTATTAGTGATTAATATTTCAATAAAGACTTATGATTATATCATTGTTTATATTTTAGCTAATGGGCATGCTAAGGGAAATCATTGTGTTAATATAGTATGTTCTTCTTTTTCTTTAATTTTAAGAACTTTTTTAAGTGTTCTTGATTATGAAGAAGAGAGGTTTGATGTTGATAATACTTCTTTGGGTTATTTAGAATTTAAGGCTTCTTATAAGGATTTAAGCAAGAAAAGTCTTTTTTACTATAGTAATTTTTTAATAAGAGGAGTAAAAGATTTATGCCTTGAGTATCCTTATGATATTAAATTAATTTTGGAGGAAATGAATGGCAACAAGTAAAAGTGGCGGTAGTTCTAAGAATGGAAGAGATTCTATATCTAAGAGGCTTGGTGTTAAAAGAAGTGGAGGACAATTTGTTAGGGCAGGAGAGATAATTGTTAGGCAAAGAGGTACTAAGTTTCATAAGGGAAAGAATGCTGGCCTAGGCAGAGATTATACAATCTTTGCATTGAAAGATGGTATAGTAGGGTTTAGAACTTCTAGAGGCCGAAAGTATGTAAATATTGTTTAATATCTTAGTGTGAATTGAGGTTATTTTGCATACATTCAAGGATGTCATATACATAACCGTGTCTTCAGGGGATGGTGGTGCTGGTTGTGTCTCTTTTTTGCGCGAAAGGTTTAAGGCAAAGGGAGGTCCCGATGGTGGAGATGGTGGAAGGGGGGGGAATGTGGTTTTTAGGGTTAAAGATACTCTTAAAACTTTATCTTTTTATAAGAAT
It contains:
- the flgG gene encoding flagellar basal-body rod protein FlgG, giving the protein MMRALWTAASGMKAQQYNIDTIANNLSNINTTGFKKIRTEFEDLIYQTQKRAGTPATENTVRPLGNQVGHGTKVSATHRIFEQGKLKTTNLNTDVAIEGDGFYKILLPDGTYGYTRDGSFKIDANGNLVTSQGYKLLPEISFPEEYIKDSLKISQEGILSVKIDNGSDPIEIGQIEISRFVNPAGLIATGNNIFKETIGSGEEISGAPGSDGMGRLRQGILEMSNVSIAEEMVTMIVAQRAYEINSKAIQTSDNMLGIANNLKR
- the flgF gene encoding flagellar basal-body rod protein FlgF, with the translated sequence MVRGIYTAASGMMAQRHRLDVIANNLANIDLTGYKKDLSIQKAFPEMLIRRLNDDGLYKFPSGYLETAPVIGKLGTGIEENEIYTSFEQGPLKITGNPLDVALTGEGFFVVQTPEGERYTRNGSFTIGKEGILVTKDGYPVIGEKGYIHLKENNFKITNQGQIFHNATFENNSRRLVSEHENSWENYELLDNLRIVNFEKTRFLKKQGNSLWNSTEISGQAKDIALGSRPKLEVNALEGSNVSAINEMVSMIEVNRAYEANQKTIQTEDLLLGKLINEIGKF
- a CDS encoding adenine phosphoribosyltransferase, coding for MKDKTEYYDKFILKVPNFPRKDILFYDITNVLLNAEAYNSLIEDAYAFYSFKKIDCIAAVESRGYLIGSPLALKMKIPILLIRKEGKLPRQVLREEYELEYGFSSIEIHKDDVKNHSNILLVDDILATGGTLKAAALLLEKAGGVVSDIFCFIELLEIKGRDVLSKYNFNSLVRYS
- the rplU gene encoding 50S ribosomal protein L21; its protein translation is MYALLEINGKQYKAVMGETLKIDKIDSGEGEKLEFDSVMLINKEGYVKIGRPYVLGSCVRCTYLEDKKDKKVVSYRYRRRKSSERKVGHRQTYSYVLVNDIVY
- a CDS encoding ribosomal-processing cysteine protease Prp, whose product is MINISIKTYDYIIVYILANGHAKGNHCVNIVCSSFSLILRTFLSVLDYEEERFDVDNTSLGYLEFKASYKDLSKKSLFYYSNFLIRGVKDLCLEYPYDIKLILEEMNGNK
- the rpmA gene encoding 50S ribosomal protein L27, which gives rise to MATSKSGGSSKNGRDSISKRLGVKRSGGQFVRAGEIIVRQRGTKFHKGKNAGLGRDYTIFALKDGIVGFRTSRGRKYVNIV